One genomic window of Glycine max cultivar Williams 82 chromosome 16, Glycine_max_v4.0, whole genome shotgun sequence includes the following:
- the LOC100805868 gene encoding 60S ribosomal protein L5 — protein sequence MVYVKSQKSKAYFKRYQVKFKRRREGKTDYRARIRLINQDKNKYNTPKYRFVVRFSNKDIVAQIISASIAGDIVLAAAYAHELPRYGLEVGLTNYAAAYCTGLLLARRVLKTLEMDEEYEGNVEATGEDYSVEPAESRRPFRALLDVGLIRTTTGNRVFGALKGALDGGLDIPHSDKRFAGFDKEKKELDAEVHRKYVFGGHVAAYMKILAEDEPEKYQSHFSEYIKRGIEADGIEALYKKVHAAIRADPSLKKSEKQPPKEHKRYNLKKLTYEERKAKLIARVAAINSAADNDEDDE from the exons ATG GTTTACGTGAAGTCACAGAAATCAAAAGCCTACTTCAAGAGGTATCAAGTCAAGttcaagagaagaagag AGGGAAAAACCGATTACCGTGCCAGGATTCGGTTGATTAATCAGGACAAGAACAAATATAACACCCCGAAATATCGCTTTGTTGTTCGTTTC AGCAACAAAGACATTGTTGCACAAATAATATCTGCTAGCATTGCTGGCGATATTGTTCTTGCTGCAGCATATGCACATGAGCTGCCACGATATGGTCTTGAAGTAGGGCTTACAAATTATGCTGCAG CTTATTGCACTGGTCTCCTGTTGGCCCGAAGAGTCCTCAAAACACTTGAAATGGATGAGGAGTACGAAGGAAATGTTGAG GCTACTGGAGAGGACTATTCAGTGGAACCTGCTGAGAGCAGGAGGCCATTCCGTGCTCTCCTTGATGTTGGTCTTATTAGGACTACAACTGGCAACCGTGTCTTTGGTGCCCTTAAG GGAGCTCTGGATGGGGGTTTGGATATTCCTCATAGTGACAAGAGGTTTGCTGGGTTTGATAAGGAGAAGAAGGAGCTTGATGCTGAGGTGCATcgcaaatatgtttttggtggACATGTTGCTGCCTATATGAAG ATCTTGGCGGAAGATGAACCTGAGAAATATCAGTCACACTTCAGTGAATACATCAAGCGTGGAATAGAAGCTGATGGTATTGAGGCACTGTACAAGAAGGTTCATGCTGCCATCCGTGCTGATCCTTCTCTCAAGAAATCTGAGAAGCAGCCCCCGAAGGAACACAAGAG GTACAATCTGAAGAAACTCACTTATGAGGAGAGGAAGGCTAAGTTGATTGCTCGTGTGGCGGCTATCAACTCTGCTGCTgataatgatgaagatgatgagtgA
- the LOC102669741 gene encoding adenine DNA glycosylase, whose product MIGGISMSVSLPAKWGCKTDGVNPSEFCHALSNAKHDSTVAVTDYPVKGVKVKQRCDFSAVCVVELVGAETLDKNQSSSKFILVKRPEEGLLAGLWEFPSVLLDGEAVPLARREAMDPFLKKNLKIDIRKTCNIVLREDIGEFVHIFSHIRLKLYVELLVLQLKGAILDIYNMLSLLNDK is encoded by the exons ATGATTGGTGGAATTTCCATGTCAGTGTCCCTTCCGGCGAAATGGGGATGCAAGACAGACGGCGTTAATC CATCAGAATTTTGTCATGCACTATCAAATGCTAAACATGATAGTACAGTAGCAGTTACAGATTATCCTGTTAAGGGTGTGAAGGTTAAACAAAGATGTGATTTTTCTGCTGTATGTGTTGTTGAATTAGTTGGAGCTGAAACGTTAGATAAAAACCAGTCTAGCAGCAAGTTTATTCTTGTCAAAAGACCTGAAGAAGGATTGCTTGCTGGTCTCTGGGAATTTCCATCTGTCTTACTGGATGGAGAAGCAGTTCCATTAGCTAGAAGAGAAGCAATGGATCccttcttgaaaaaaaatctcaaaattgacATCAGAAAGACTTGCAATATAGTTTTGAGGGAAGATATTGGGGAATTTGTTCACATTTTCAGTCACATTCGCCTCAAGTTGTATGTTGAATTGCTAGTGTTACAATTGAAAGGTGCAATTCTGGACATTTACAATATGTTATCTTTATTAAATGACAAGTAA
- the LOC100802847 gene encoding glyoxylate/succinic semialdehyde reductase 1, with the protein MEVGFLGLGIMGKAMAINLLRHGFKVTVWNRTLSKCDELVQHGASVGETPATVVKKCKYTIAMLSDPSAALSVVFDNDGVLEHINGKGYIDMSTVNADTSSKISEAIKAKGGYFLEGPVSGSKKPAEDGQLIILAAGHKALYDEVLPAFDILGKKSFFLGEVGNGAKMKLVVNMIMGSMMNAFSEGITLAERSGLNPGTLLDVLDLGAISNGMFKLKGPTMLQNSYSPAFPLKHQQKDMRLALALGDENAVSMPVAAAANEAFKKARSMGLGDLDFSAVHETLKAPDHSS; encoded by the exons atGGAGGTTGGATTTTTGGGTTTGGGGATAATGGGCAAGGCTATGGCAATCAATCTTCTACGCCATGGCTTCAAAGTCACTGTTTGGAACAGAACCCTCTCCAAG TGTGACGAACTCGTGCAACATGGTGCTTCAGTTGGAGAAACCCCAGCAACTGTAGTCAAGAAATGCAAGTATACAATTGCAATGTTATCTGATCCTTCGGCTGCTTTATCG GTTGTGTTTGATAATGATGGTGTTCTTGAGCATATTAATGGAAAAGGTTATATTGACATGTCAACAGTTAATGCTGATACATCTTCCAAAATATCTGAG GCTATCAAAGCAAAAGGTGGTTACTTCCTTGAAGGTCCTGTTTCGGGTAGCAAGAAGCCTGCAGAAGATGGCCAACTCATAATACTTGCTGCTGGACATAAG GCATTGTATGATGAAGTGCTTCCAGCATTTGATATACTGGGGAAGAAGTCTTTCTTTCTGGGTGAGGTTGGAAATGGTGCAAAAATGAAACTAGTTGTTAACATGATAATGGGCAG TATGATGAATGCTTTCTCTGAGGGAATCACACTAGCTGAAAGAAGTGGTTTGAACCCTGGTACTCTTCTTGATGTGCTG GATCTTGGTGCCATAAGTAACGGCATGTTTAAATTGAAAGGACCTACAATGCTCCAAAACAGTTATTCCCCAGCTTTTCCGCTGAAACACCAGCAGAAGGACATGAGATTAGCTCTTGCCCTTGGAGATGAAAATGCTGTATCAATGCCAGTAGCAGCTGCAGCAAACGAG GCTTTCAAGAAAGCCAGAAGCATGGGGTTGGGAGACCTTGATTTTTCAGCAGTTCATGAGACTTTGAAAGCTCCTGATCATTCATCTTGA